One window from the genome of Hyalangium gracile encodes:
- a CDS encoding DUF4846 domain-containing protein: MRFLLSLLLLSTAVQAEPGDAAPRAPSREELARYPWLAKDVKVRPLEATFPAPPGYTRVAVEPSTFGAWLRGLPLRPEGTPVRDFQGGQVLAGDDSRLAAVAELEVGTANLQQCADSIIRLHAEWLWAQGQKERIAYRFTSGDLASWTRYAAGERAKISGSKVKWVRGANADSSRAAFRSYLDLVFTYAGTLSLQAEKKRPSREDVRPGDFFVLGGSPGHAVLVLDVAVNAEGKRLALLGQGFIPAQDFQVLSPAQDGPWFSLDGEEVATPFWKPFPWSSLRRL, from the coding sequence ATGCGTTTCCTGCTCAGCCTCCTCCTGCTCTCCACCGCCGTGCAAGCCGAGCCCGGCGACGCCGCGCCCCGCGCCCCCTCGCGGGAGGAGCTGGCCCGATACCCCTGGCTGGCCAAGGACGTGAAGGTGCGTCCGCTGGAGGCCACCTTCCCGGCGCCTCCGGGCTACACACGGGTAGCCGTGGAGCCGAGCACCTTCGGGGCCTGGCTGCGCGGCCTGCCGCTGCGTCCCGAGGGCACACCGGTGCGCGACTTCCAGGGCGGCCAGGTGCTGGCCGGAGATGACTCCCGGCTCGCGGCCGTGGCCGAGCTGGAGGTGGGCACGGCGAACCTCCAGCAATGCGCGGACTCCATCATCCGGCTGCATGCCGAGTGGCTCTGGGCCCAGGGCCAGAAGGAGCGCATCGCCTACCGCTTCACCAGCGGAGACCTGGCCTCCTGGACGCGCTACGCCGCCGGGGAGCGCGCGAAGATCTCCGGCTCGAAGGTGAAGTGGGTCCGCGGCGCCAACGCGGACAGCTCTCGCGCGGCGTTCCGCTCGTACCTGGACCTGGTCTTCACCTACGCGGGGACACTGTCGCTGCAGGCGGAGAAGAAGCGGCCCTCGCGCGAGGACGTGCGGCCCGGGGACTTCTTCGTGCTCGGAGGCAGCCCGGGCCACGCCGTCCTGGTGCTGGACGTGGCCGTGAACGCCGAGGGGAAGCGGCTCGCGCTGCTCGGCCAGGGCTTCATCCCGGCCCAGGACTTCCAGGTGCTGTCCCCCGCCCAGGACGGCCCGTGGTTCTCTCTGGACGGCGAGGAAGTGGCCACTCCCTTCTGGAAGCCCTTCCCCTGGTCCTCGCTGCGCCGGCTCTGA
- a CDS encoding DUF2381 family protein gives MRLVVPCRFILLGLLVASAASAKDREFRVRNVILPNGPDQRARPIYVAGEVATVLRFETDVDPRRTKLEGWEGRFEPPGVAGRVVVLVPLYDLTSEDRIPLVVTMVDGTQWPFTVTADNASVDHQVNLLRDRDHDRYMRASLAEARVMERIYREKFEKLEQEDTIDHALASLLAKGAIKMTPFRERKSWLLKDEGEGTEIQVFVYTSRSRDKAAVVLSVRNGNPEPWSLLEARLRTSKEERRPFAMRTSGAFLHEGTRGRVAFVIDGHAFDAAGGPERLVLEIFRQDGLKEAIVELDPSLLR, from the coding sequence ATGCGGCTCGTCGTGCCATGCCGGTTCATTCTGCTGGGGCTTCTCGTTGCCTCTGCCGCCAGTGCCAAGGACCGCGAGTTCCGGGTTCGGAACGTCATCCTTCCGAACGGACCCGATCAGCGTGCACGTCCGATCTACGTTGCTGGAGAGGTCGCCACGGTCCTTCGCTTCGAGACGGACGTGGACCCGAGGCGCACAAAGCTAGAAGGCTGGGAAGGCCGCTTTGAACCTCCAGGCGTGGCCGGTCGCGTGGTGGTTCTGGTGCCGCTCTACGACCTGACCTCGGAGGACCGCATTCCGCTTGTGGTGACGATGGTGGACGGGACGCAATGGCCCTTCACGGTGACAGCGGATAACGCGAGCGTTGATCATCAGGTCAATCTGCTGCGGGACCGCGATCACGACAGATACATGCGTGCATCCTTGGCCGAGGCGCGAGTCATGGAGCGCATCTACCGGGAGAAGTTCGAGAAACTCGAGCAGGAGGATACGATCGACCATGCCCTCGCCTCGCTTCTCGCGAAGGGGGCCATCAAGATGACACCGTTTCGAGAGCGGAAGTCCTGGTTGCTGAAGGACGAGGGAGAAGGCACCGAGATCCAGGTCTTCGTCTACACCAGCAGGAGTCGTGACAAAGCAGCAGTGGTTCTCAGCGTACGGAACGGCAACCCAGAGCCTTGGAGCCTTCTCGAAGCGCGTCTGCGGACTTCCAAAGAGGAGAGGAGGCCCTTTGCGATGCGGACGAGCGGAGCCTTCTTGCATGAGGGGACGCGTGGGCGGGTGGCCTTCGTCATCGACGGGCATGCCTTTGATGCCGCCGGAGGGCCCGAGCGGCTCGTACTCGAAATCTTCCGGCAAGACGGCTTGAAAGAAGCCATCGTCGAATTGGACCCTTCCCTCTTGCGGTAA
- a CDS encoding iron-containing alcohol dehydrogenase, which yields MSTELAFEFATATRVLFGAGRMAEAPEVVRALGGRRVMIVTGSTPARAAPLREGLDRLGLSTVLFRVDSEPTLELAREGTATAIAAGCDTVVALGGGSVLDAGKAIAALAANGGDPLDYLEVIGRGRPLTQPSVPLVAIPTTAGTGSEVTRNAVLGAREEKVKASLRSPLMLPRVAIVDPDLLAGAPKPVIASSGLDALSQLIEPFLSARANPLTDALAREGMRRSARSLRRAVLEDFDAAAREDLALASLFGGLCLANAGLGAVHGFAAPMGGMFHAPHGAVCAALLAASLEVNLRALRARAPQHPAVARLLDVATVLTGRMDAKAEDAITWVKELCQALSVPGLRRYGLTEAEVPRLVEKARVASSMKANPLVLTEEELTEIATRSL from the coding sequence ATGAGCACCGAGCTGGCCTTCGAGTTCGCCACCGCCACGCGAGTCCTCTTCGGTGCGGGGCGCATGGCGGAAGCCCCCGAGGTGGTGCGTGCCCTGGGCGGGCGTCGGGTGATGATCGTGACCGGGAGCACGCCGGCCCGCGCCGCGCCGCTGCGAGAGGGGCTGGACCGCCTGGGGCTGTCCACCGTCCTGTTCCGGGTGGACAGCGAGCCCACGCTGGAGCTGGCGCGCGAGGGCACGGCCACGGCGATCGCCGCCGGCTGTGACACCGTGGTGGCGCTGGGTGGAGGCAGCGTGCTGGATGCGGGCAAGGCCATCGCGGCGCTGGCCGCCAACGGCGGAGACCCGCTCGATTATCTGGAGGTGATTGGCCGGGGCAGGCCGCTGACGCAGCCCTCGGTGCCCCTGGTGGCCATTCCCACCACGGCGGGGACGGGCTCGGAGGTGACGCGCAACGCGGTGCTGGGCGCCAGGGAGGAGAAGGTGAAGGCCAGCCTGCGCAGCCCGCTCATGCTGCCGCGCGTGGCCATCGTGGATCCAGACCTGCTCGCGGGGGCTCCCAAGCCGGTGATTGCCTCCAGCGGCCTGGATGCGCTCTCCCAGCTCATCGAGCCGTTCCTCTCCGCTCGGGCCAACCCGCTCACGGACGCGCTGGCCCGCGAGGGGATGCGCCGCTCGGCACGCTCGCTGCGGCGCGCGGTGCTGGAGGACTTTGACGCAGCGGCGCGGGAGGACCTTGCGCTGGCAAGCCTCTTCGGTGGGCTGTGCCTGGCCAACGCGGGCCTGGGCGCCGTGCACGGCTTCGCGGCGCCGATGGGCGGCATGTTCCATGCGCCGCACGGGGCGGTGTGCGCGGCGTTGCTGGCGGCCAGCCTCGAGGTGAACCTGCGGGCCCTGCGGGCTCGTGCGCCCCAGCATCCGGCGGTGGCTCGCCTCCTGGACGTGGCCACGGTGCTCACCGGCAGGATGGATGCGAAGGCGGAGGACGCCATCACCTGGGTGAAGGAGCTGTGCCAGGCGCTGAGCGTGCCGGGCCTGCGTCGCTACGGGCTGACGGAGGCGGAGGTGCCTCGGCTGGTGGAGAAGGCCCGGGTGGCGAGCAGCATGAAGGCCAACCCCCTGGTGCTCACCGAAGAGGAGTTGACGGAGATCGCCACCCGCTCCTTGTGA
- a CDS encoding glutathione S-transferase family protein, producing MIDLYTWATPNGWKISVTLEELGLPYTVHPIDISKGVQKQPDFLKINPNGRIPAIIDREEQDFAIFESGAIMIYLAEKTGRLMPTDRKGRSRVIQWLMFQMSGVGPMQGQANVFYRYFPEKIPAAIQRYQNETRRLYTVLDTRLQQSEYLAGDFSIADIATWAWVRGYSWAGVSVEGLPQLQRWLAAIEQRPASQRGLKVPHDLKLDNAATQESMLKGAQTMLQR from the coding sequence ATGATCGATCTCTATACCTGGGCCACACCGAATGGCTGGAAGATCTCCGTCACGCTGGAAGAGCTGGGGCTGCCCTACACGGTGCACCCCATCGACATCAGCAAGGGCGTGCAGAAGCAGCCGGACTTTCTGAAGATCAACCCGAACGGGCGCATCCCGGCCATCATCGACCGCGAGGAGCAGGACTTCGCGATCTTCGAGTCCGGGGCGATCATGATCTACCTGGCGGAGAAGACCGGGCGGCTGATGCCGACGGACCGCAAGGGGCGCTCGCGGGTCATCCAGTGGCTGATGTTCCAGATGAGCGGCGTCGGGCCCATGCAGGGGCAGGCCAACGTCTTCTACCGGTACTTCCCGGAGAAGATCCCCGCGGCCATCCAGCGCTACCAGAACGAGACGCGGCGGCTCTACACGGTGCTCGACACGCGGCTGCAGCAGAGCGAGTACCTGGCGGGGGACTTCAGCATCGCGGACATCGCCACCTGGGCCTGGGTGCGCGGCTACAGCTGGGCGGGCGTGTCGGTGGAGGGGCTGCCCCAGCTGCAGCGCTGGCTCGCGGCCATCGAGCAGCGGCCCGCCTCGCAGCGCGGGCTGAAGGTGCCCCACGATCTCAAGCTCGACAATGCCGCCACGCAGGAGAGCATGCTCAAGGGCGCGCAGACCATGCTCCAGCGCTGA
- a CDS encoding M20/M25/M40 family metallo-hydrolase codes for MRPVHRPLRSALLCLCLLGAPALAAPPKTEAAASPELSRLLATFLGDTPMLSDLQSLTDEIGGRATGSPANLRSVEWALARFREAGVDARKEAFQMPSLWLERSARATVRGEGVTYAPRLAAMPFSTATPKGGLTAPLLSVGKGTAQEFQALGARARGAWVLVETEELKDIEGLFREYKEDAAIEQLAYGAGVAGVAYMGSRSDNLLYRHNVAAGERNKLPMFVMERDGALRAVRLLRSGKALTLTADIELQSGPAYTSYNVIGELRGTTRPDEVVIIGAHLDSWDLGTGALDNGANVAVLIDVARQMKRLGIKPARTLRFALWNGEEQGMYGSWGYTRTHEAELDKHVMATSVDMGCGRITGFFTGRRPELPALVDQALASVSGLGPFTQVDEPVVGTDNFDFMLHGVPNLVANQLPESYGPNYHARSDELDKCDVRQLRLNAAIIAALAHGFTQMDAKLPRHSRAQVEELARTSDVLEAMKSFGVYEDWMAGKRGRK; via the coding sequence ATGCGCCCTGTCCACCGCCCGCTGCGCTCTGCCCTCCTCTGCCTCTGTCTCCTCGGTGCTCCGGCCCTCGCGGCGCCCCCGAAGACGGAAGCTGCCGCCAGCCCCGAGCTGTCCCGGCTGCTCGCCACCTTCCTCGGAGACACGCCGATGCTGAGCGATCTCCAGTCGCTCACCGACGAGATCGGCGGAAGGGCCACGGGCTCCCCCGCCAACCTGCGCTCCGTGGAGTGGGCGCTCGCACGCTTCCGCGAGGCCGGAGTGGACGCCCGGAAGGAAGCCTTCCAGATGCCCTCGCTGTGGCTGGAGCGCTCGGCGCGAGCCACCGTGCGCGGAGAGGGCGTCACCTACGCGCCCCGCCTGGCGGCCATGCCCTTCTCCACGGCCACGCCGAAGGGCGGGCTCACGGCGCCGCTGCTCTCCGTGGGAAAGGGAACGGCCCAGGAATTCCAGGCGCTCGGGGCTCGGGCACGCGGGGCCTGGGTGCTCGTGGAGACCGAAGAGCTGAAGGACATCGAGGGCCTGTTCCGCGAGTACAAGGAGGACGCGGCCATCGAGCAGCTCGCGTATGGCGCGGGCGTCGCGGGCGTGGCGTACATGGGCTCGCGCTCCGACAACCTGCTCTACCGCCACAACGTGGCCGCGGGCGAGCGCAACAAGCTGCCCATGTTCGTCATGGAGCGTGATGGCGCGCTGCGCGCGGTGCGGCTGCTGCGGAGCGGCAAGGCGCTGACGCTCACCGCCGACATCGAGCTCCAGTCCGGCCCCGCCTACACGAGCTACAACGTCATTGGCGAGCTGCGCGGCACCACCCGGCCGGACGAGGTGGTCATCATCGGAGCCCACCTGGACTCGTGGGATTTGGGCACGGGGGCCCTGGACAACGGCGCCAACGTGGCGGTGCTCATCGACGTGGCGCGCCAGATGAAGCGGCTCGGCATCAAGCCGGCGCGGACGCTCCGCTTCGCCCTGTGGAACGGCGAGGAGCAGGGTATGTACGGCTCGTGGGGCTATACGCGCACGCACGAGGCGGAGCTGGACAAGCACGTGATGGCGACTTCCGTCGACATGGGCTGTGGGCGCATCACCGGCTTCTTCACCGGACGCCGCCCGGAGCTGCCGGCCCTGGTGGACCAGGCGCTCGCGTCGGTGAGCGGGCTGGGGCCCTTCACGCAGGTGGATGAGCCCGTCGTCGGCACGGACAACTTCGACTTCATGCTGCACGGCGTACCCAATCTGGTAGCCAACCAGCTGCCCGAGTCCTACGGCCCCAACTACCATGCGCGCTCGGACGAGCTGGACAAGTGCGACGTGCGCCAGCTGCGGCTCAACGCGGCCATCATCGCGGCGCTCGCCCATGGCTTCACGCAAATGGACGCGAAGCTGCCCCGCCACTCCCGCGCGCAGGTGGAGGAGCTGGCCCGCACCTCGGATGTGCTCGAGGCGATGAAGTCCTTCGGCGTCTACGAGGACTGGATGGCCGGCAAGCGAGGGCGGAAGTAG
- a CDS encoding antibiotic biosynthesis monooxygenase: MPQSLLVVHVHVHVKPEYVDAFREATLANARESVKEAGIARFDVVQDTEDKTRFVLVEAYRTPTAPAAHKETAHYLKWRDAVAPMMAEPRTSRKYVNCFPEDAEW; encoded by the coding sequence ATGCCCCAGAGCCTGCTGGTCGTGCACGTCCACGTGCATGTCAAACCCGAGTACGTCGACGCCTTCCGCGAGGCCACCCTGGCCAACGCCCGCGAGAGCGTGAAGGAGGCGGGGATTGCCCGCTTCGACGTCGTCCAGGACACCGAGGACAAGACGCGCTTCGTGCTCGTCGAGGCGTACCGCACGCCCACCGCGCCGGCCGCGCACAAGGAGACGGCGCACTACCTGAAGTGGCGGGACGCCGTGGCGCCGATGATGGCGGAGCCCCGCACGAGCCGGAAGTACGTCAACTGCTTCCCGGAAGACGCGGAGTGGTGA